From Sceloporus undulatus isolate JIND9_A2432 ecotype Alabama chromosome 6, SceUnd_v1.1, whole genome shotgun sequence, one genomic window encodes:
- the COMMD4 gene encoding COMM domain-containing protein 4: MRFRFCGDLDCPDWVLAEISTLAKISSVKLKLICAQVLKDLLGDGIDYEKILKLTSDAKFESGDVKATVAVLSFILSSAAKHNVDSESLSSELQQLGLPKEHATGLCRSYEEKQTPLQDSLRRGSLRLNCLDSVSWRVDYTLSSSELQRVNEPIVHLKLNVKNTDRGVLEPVAMTVSAEKFRVLLAELKQAQAIMKTLD; the protein is encoded by the exons AGGTTCCGGTTCTGTGGCGACTTGGACTGTCCTGACTGGGTCTTGGCAGAAATTAGCACCTTGGCCAAAATT TCCTCAGTGAAACTGAAGCTGATCTGTGCCCAGGTGCTGAAGGATCTGCTTGGAGATGGGATTGAT TATGAGAAGATCCTAAAGCTGACATCTGATGCCAAATTTG aGTCAGGGGATGTGAAGGCTACTGTCGCGGTCCTTAGCTTCATTCTCTCCAGTGCCGCCAAACACAATGTTGACTCTGAGTCTCTCTCAAGTGAGCTGCAACAATTGGGTTTACCCAAAG AACATGCCACAGGATTGTGCCGATCCTATGAAGAAAAACAGACTCCCCTTCAGGACAGTCTTCGGAGAGGCAGCCTCAGGT TGAACTGTCTGGATTCAGTGTCTTGGAGGGTGGATTATACTCTTAGCTCCAGCGAACTCCAGCGAGTCAATGAACCTATAGTTCACCTCAAGCTAAACGTGAAAAACACAGACAGAGGTGTCCTGGAACCTGTTGCGATGACGGTATCGGCAGAGAAGTTCCGAGTCTTGCTCGCAG aGCTAAAACAGGCCCAAGCCATCATGAAAACATTAGACTGA
- the NEIL1 gene encoding endonuclease 8-like 1 isoform X2: protein MPEGPELFLAGQYVNRVCGGLVFSGKVEKSEISATQGGDQKPMDLVFRFGMSGSFKMVPVAEMPKHAHLRFYTKEKPLRVLCYVDVRRFGRWEVDGSWQADRGPCVMLEYEKFRENVLRNLSDKAFNKPICEALLNQKYFSGIGNYLRAEILYRLKIPPFEKARTVLEKLQHREETSGLTLSKKVKLKRENPDLLELCHMVPMEVINLGGKGYEPGRSEDYTAFVGWLQCYYVPGMKSLRDSNGRTIWFQGDPGPMAPKGNKSRKKQSQVKTDPGASKEKSRKKQLTVKTDADTSNPKVRKPVARKKSRTTSPPKAVEEARKPRKKPGTKTVKKVEDAAMANGTKTPNTRSKRKSAALQESPATDSESQKCRASSQKNRGKAAATTRARRGKAQ from the exons ATGCCTGAGGGTCCAGAGCTTTTTCTAGCTGGCCAGTATGTCAACAGAGTGTGCGGAGGGCTTGTTTTCTCAGGGAAGGTCGAAAAATCAGAG ATCTCAGCCACCCAAGGAGGTGACCAGAAACCCATGGACCTTGTCTTCCGTTTCGGCATGTCCGGCAGCTTCAAGATGGTCCCGGTTGCCGAAATGCCGAAACATGCCCACTTGCGCTTCTACACCAAAGAGAAGCCACTCCGAGTCCTTTGCTATGTTGACGTCCGACGGTTCGGCCGATGGGAGGTGGATGGCTCCTGGCAAGCGGACCGAGGACCTTGTGTGATGCTGGAGTATGAGAAGTTCAG GGAGAATGTGCTGAGGAATCTCTCGGATAAAGCTTTTAACAAACCCATCTGCGAGGCTCTGCTAAATCAGAAGTATTTCAGCGGCATCGGCAACTACCTCCGGGCAGAAATCCTCTACCG GTTAAAAATCCCTCCTTTTGAGAAGGCGCGGACCGTTCTGGAGAAGCTGCAGCATCGGGAAGAG ACCTCTGGCCTGACGCTGAGCAAGAAGGTCAAACTGAAACGAGAGAACCCTGACTTGTTAGAGCTCTGCCACATGGTCCCTATGGAGGTCATTAATCTGG GTGGAAAAGGATACGAACCAGGTAGATCTGAGGATTACACAGCCTTTGTAGGGTGGCTTCAGTGCTATTATGTTCCAGGCATGAAGTCGCTCCGTGATTCTAATGGCAGAACCATCTGGTTCCAG GGGGATCCTGGACCAATGGCCCCAAAAG GCAATAAGTCACGCAAGAAACAGTCGCAGGTGAAAACAGATCCTGGCGCATCAAAGGAGAAATCACGCAAGAAACAGCTGACGGTTAAAACCGATGCCGATACATCAAATCCAAAG GTCAGGAAGCCAGTGGCAAGGAAAAAGTCCAGGACCACCAGTCCTCCAAAAGCTGTGGAGGAAGCAAGGAAACCCAGAAAGAAGCCAGGGACCAAAACAGTTAAAAAAGTAGAGGACGCTGCAATGGCAAATGGAACCAAAACCCCAAACACCAGGTCCAAGAGAAAGAGCGCTGCCCTCCAGGAATCTCCAGCAACAGATTCTGAATCCCAGAAATGTCGAGCCTCTTCTCAGAAAAACAGAG GTAAGGCTGCTGCTACTACACGAGCCAGGCGGGGGAAAGCTCAATAA
- the NEIL1 gene encoding endonuclease 8-like 1 isoform X1, giving the protein MPEGPELFLAGQYVNRVCGGLVFSGKVEKSEVSKNPEVPFESDGYLISATSRGKELKLTLVPIKHEEDLSPSKKQISATQGGDQKPMDLVFRFGMSGSFKMVPVAEMPKHAHLRFYTKEKPLRVLCYVDVRRFGRWEVDGSWQADRGPCVMLEYEKFRENVLRNLSDKAFNKPICEALLNQKYFSGIGNYLRAEILYRLKIPPFEKARTVLEKLQHREETSGLTLSKKVKLKRENPDLLELCHMVPMEVINLGGKGYEPGRSEDYTAFVGWLQCYYVPGMKSLRDSNGRTIWFQGDPGPMAPKGNKSRKKQSQVKTDPGASKEKSRKKQLTVKTDADTSNPKVRKPVARKKSRTTSPPKAVEEARKPRKKPGTKTVKKVEDAAMANGTKTPNTRSKRKSAALQESPATDSESQKCRASSQKNRGKAAATTRARRGKAQ; this is encoded by the exons ATGCCTGAGGGTCCAGAGCTTTTTCTAGCTGGCCAGTATGTCAACAGAGTGTGCGGAGGGCTTGTTTTCTCAGGGAAGGTCGAAAAATCAGAGGTGAGCAAGAACCCAGAGGTGCCTTTTGAGAGCGACGGGTACCTGATCTCAGCCACATCGCGGGGCAAAGAGCTGAAGCTCACCCTTGTCCCCATCAAACATGAGGAGGACCTTTCTCCTTCCAAAAAGCAGATCTCAGCCACCCAAGGAGGTGACCAGAAACCCATGGACCTTGTCTTCCGTTTCGGCATGTCCGGCAGCTTCAAGATGGTCCCGGTTGCCGAAATGCCGAAACATGCCCACTTGCGCTTCTACACCAAAGAGAAGCCACTCCGAGTCCTTTGCTATGTTGACGTCCGACGGTTCGGCCGATGGGAGGTGGATGGCTCCTGGCAAGCGGACCGAGGACCTTGTGTGATGCTGGAGTATGAGAAGTTCAG GGAGAATGTGCTGAGGAATCTCTCGGATAAAGCTTTTAACAAACCCATCTGCGAGGCTCTGCTAAATCAGAAGTATTTCAGCGGCATCGGCAACTACCTCCGGGCAGAAATCCTCTACCG GTTAAAAATCCCTCCTTTTGAGAAGGCGCGGACCGTTCTGGAGAAGCTGCAGCATCGGGAAGAG ACCTCTGGCCTGACGCTGAGCAAGAAGGTCAAACTGAAACGAGAGAACCCTGACTTGTTAGAGCTCTGCCACATGGTCCCTATGGAGGTCATTAATCTGG GTGGAAAAGGATACGAACCAGGTAGATCTGAGGATTACACAGCCTTTGTAGGGTGGCTTCAGTGCTATTATGTTCCAGGCATGAAGTCGCTCCGTGATTCTAATGGCAGAACCATCTGGTTCCAG GGGGATCCTGGACCAATGGCCCCAAAAG GCAATAAGTCACGCAAGAAACAGTCGCAGGTGAAAACAGATCCTGGCGCATCAAAGGAGAAATCACGCAAGAAACAGCTGACGGTTAAAACCGATGCCGATACATCAAATCCAAAG GTCAGGAAGCCAGTGGCAAGGAAAAAGTCCAGGACCACCAGTCCTCCAAAAGCTGTGGAGGAAGCAAGGAAACCCAGAAAGAAGCCAGGGACCAAAACAGTTAAAAAAGTAGAGGACGCTGCAATGGCAAATGGAACCAAAACCCCAAACACCAGGTCCAAGAGAAAGAGCGCTGCCCTCCAGGAATCTCCAGCAACAGATTCTGAATCCCAGAAATGTCGAGCCTCTTCTCAGAAAAACAGAG GTAAGGCTGCTGCTACTACACGAGCCAGGCGGGGGAAAGCTCAATAA
- the MAN2C1 gene encoding alpha-mannosidase 2C1, with product MAGSEADSKAPIMKHRRTTLERVEKFVSGTYFLDCNLRGRLFGDTCSLTALSCFETPKRIPYDEAVRQEFRPIKVGDAFGLTWHTCWFKVELSVPREWTGKEVHLLWESEGEGMVWRDGQPVQGLTTEGEKTSYIVTDSLKETDSHSLTLYVEVACNGLFGAGKDSMIAPPDPNKKFSLHKAELVVYNRDVHELLVDFEILLDMAKLLGEENQRSFQVLYAANRMVNLCDVTNPSTFHAVHELACSVFSQKNGESQHTIHAMGHCHIDSAWLWPYEETIRKCARSWVTVVQLMEKNPEFTFVCSQAQQFEWVKNWYPGLYTAIQNFAKQGRFIPVGGTWVEMDGNLPNGESMVRQFLQGQRFFQQEFGKMCLEFWLPDTFGYSAQLPQVMRGCGISRFLTQKLSWNLVNTFPHNTFLWEGIDGSQVLAHFPPADSYGLSGCVEEMLKTVKNNRDKGRVNHSAALFGFGDGGGGPTQKILDRLKRMKDMDGLPRVQMSTPDQLFSALEKEKVQLCTWVGELFLELHNGTYTTHGQIKKGNWECEVLLHDIEVLSSIALSRKSSFQYPSAKLQHLWRLLLLNQFHDVLPGSCIQLVVEDAMRYYAEIQSSGAELLKDTMQSLFGDLLESHEKARESILVVNTLPWERTEVIAKAGAGGSETLALVTVPSMGYCAIQDSLSPPYPVTVTKEADGSVIMENGIVRVHLDTVGRVTSLYLIESERESITEGHCANQFVIFDDVPLYWDAWDVMDYHLETRKPITQVLKPMEIILSGRLRGSVKFSLQINQKSILTQEIILDAASPCVRFQTQVAWNEAHKFLKVEFPVRVRSSNATYEIQFGHLQRPTHWNTSWDWARFEVWSHKWMDLSEHGFGVALLNNCKYGCSVHGNVMSLSLLRAPKSPDATADIGHHQFTYALMPHVGSFQEAQVVHQAYNLNFPLHTMPSISGQCPSWSAFSVQSPAVVLETVKQAEDRPNALIIRLYEAHGSTVITWLQTCLPVQEAIMCDLLEQPDPSHCLALGEHGLKLSFTPFQVQSVMLVLKQQSSN from the exons GTTGTTTGGCGATACCTGCTCATTGACAGCTCTCTCTTGCTTTGAAACTCCAAAACGAATTCCATATGATGAAGCAGTCAGGCAAGAATTCAGACCTATAAAAGTGGGGGATGCTTTTGGACTCAC GTGGCACACCTGCTGGTTTAAAGTAGAGCTCAGCGTCCCCAGAGAATGGACAGGAAAGGAAGTCCACCTTCTTTGGGAAAGcgaaggagaaggaatggtttgGAGGGATGGCCAACCTGTTCAG GGTTTGACTACAGAAGGTGAGAAGACCAGCTACATAGTGACAGACAGTCTAAAGGAGACAGATTCTCACAG CCTGACCCTGTATGTGGAGGTTGCCTGCAATGGTCTCTTTGGAGCTGGAAAGGATAGCATGATCGCACCTCCTGATCCAAACAAGAAATTCTCCTTGCACAAAGCAGAGCTGGTGGTTTACAACAGGGATGTCCATGAACTTCTGGTGGACTTTGAGATCCTTCTCGACATGGCCAAG ctTCTTGGAGAAGAAAACCAGCGGAGTTTCCAAGTCCTTTATGCAGCCAATAGGATGGTTAACCTTTGCGATGTTACCAACCCATCGACTTTTCATGCAGTTCATGAACTTGCCTGCTCTGTCTTCAGTCAGAAGAATGGAGAGAGTCAGCATACCATCCATGCAATGGGCCACTGCCACATTGATTCTG CCTGGCTATGGCCTTATGAGGAGACGATTCGTAAATGTGCACGGAGCTGGGTGACTGTCGTTCAGCTAATGGAGAAAAACCCAGAGTTCACCTTTGTGTGCTCACAG GCTCAACAGTTTGAATGGGTGAAGAACTGGTATCCTGGATTATATACTGCAATTCAAAATTTTGCAAAACAAGGACGTTTCATACCTGTTGGAGGCACCTGGGTGGAAATG GATGGGAACCTTCCAAATGGGGAATCCATGGTTCGTCAGTTTCTGCAAGGACAGAGATTCTTCCAGCAAGAGTTTGGCAAGATGTGCTTAGAG TTCTGGCTGCCAGATACATTTGGCTACTCAGCCCAACTGCCACAAGTGATGCGTGGATGTGGGATATCACGTTTCCTGACTCAGAAGCTTAGCTGGAACCTTGTGAACACTTTCCCG CACAATACCTTTCTCTGGGAAGGAATTGATGGCTCCCAGGTATTGGCTCACTTCCCGCCTGCAGATTCCTATGGGCTTTCTGGTTGTGTGGAGGAG ATGTTGAAGACTGTGAAGAATAATAGAGACAAGGGTCGTGTGAACCACAGTGCTGCTCTCTTTGGTTTTGGAGATGGAGGTGGTGGCCCTACACAGAAAATACTGGACAGGCTAAAAAGAATGAAGGACATGGATGGCTTGCCTAG GGTTCAGATGTCAACACCGGACCAGCTTTTCTCTGCTCTGGAGAAGGAAAAGGTTCAGCTGTGTACTTGGGTTGGAGAATTGTTCCTGGAGCTCCATAATGGCACATATACCACTCATGGGCAG atcaaaaaggggaattgggaatGTGAAGTTCTACTCCATGATATCGAGGTTCTGAGTAGCATTGCTCTTTCAAGGAAAAGTTCTTTCCAGTACCCTTCTGCAAAGCTTCAGCATCTCTGGAG ATTGCTGCTCCTTAACCAGTTCCATGATGTCTTGCCAGGCAGTTGTATCCAACTTGTAGTCGAGGATGCCATGAGATACTATGCAG AAATTCAGAGTTCTGGTGCTGAGCTCCTGAAAGATACAATGCAGTCTCTGTTTGGAGACCTGTTGGAAAGCCATGAAAAGGCCAGAGAAAGCATCCTTGTGGTCAACACATTGCCATGGGAACGAACCGAAGTCATTGCCAAAGCTGGCGCAGGAGGATCGGAAACTTTAG CTCTGGTGACAGTTCCTAGCATGGGTTACTGTGCCATTCAGGATTCATTATCTCCTCCGTATCCGGTGACAGTGACAAAAGAG GCAGATGGTTCAGTGATCATGGAAAATGGTATAGTCCGAGTTCACCTGGATACTGTGGGGCGTGTGACTTCACTGTATTTAATAGAATCTGAGAG AGAGTCCATCACTGAAGGTCACTGTGCTAACCAGTTTGTGATATTTGATGATGTTCCTTTGTACTGGGATGCCTGGGACGTGATGGATTACCATTTGGAGACTAG GAAGCCTATCACACAAGTCCTTAAACCAATGGAAATTATCCTGTCGGGGAGGTTGCGTGGCAGTGTGAAGTTCTCTTTGCAGATCAACCAGAAGAGCATCCTTACCCAGGAAATTATCCTGGATGCAGCATCCCCTTGCGTCCGCTTTCAGActcag GTTGCCTGGAATGAAGCCCACAAATTCCTCAAGGTGGAATTCCCAGTCAGGGTTCGCAGCTCAAATGCTACATATGAGATCCAATTTGGCCATCTCCAGAGACCAACACATTGGAACACATCTTGGGACTGGGCTCGCTTTGAG GTGTGGAGCCATAAGTGGATGGACCTGTCTGAACATGGCTTCGGAGTGGCACTGTTGAACAACTGCAAATATGGCTGCTCAGTTCATGGCAACGTGATGAGCCTTTCCTT GTTAAGAGCACCAAAGTCTCCTGATGCCACTGCAGATATTGGACACCACCAGTTTACCTATGCATTGATGCCTCATGTAG GTTCCTTCCAGGAAGCCCAGGTGGTCCACCAGGCATATAATCTGAACTTCCCTCTCCACACCATGCCAAGTATCTCAGGGCAGTGTCCATCTTGGAGTGCCTTCTCTGTACAGTCTCCAGCTGTTGTTCTGGAGACAGTAAAGCAG GCTGAGGACAGACCAAATGCACTGATCATCAGGCTCTATGAAGCTCACGGCAGTACGGTCATCACTTGGCTCCAAACATGTCTTCCAGTCCAAGAGGCAATCAT gtGTGACCTCCTCGAACAGCCTGATCCTAGCCATTGTTTGGCACTGGGGGAGCATGGTCTAAAGCTTTCCTTTACACCATTCCAAGTACAATCTGTGATGCTGGTCTTGAAACAGCAAAGCAGTAATTGA